In Ostrea edulis chromosome 10, xbOstEdul1.1, whole genome shotgun sequence, one genomic interval encodes:
- the LOC125666828 gene encoding cilia- and flagella-associated protein 69-like encodes MAVVAETQQSFNPSLGTTQAIMLDKPRVPIVAHIITDDDIGILKGTKLQPINLSRVVKLLTDPHSLHLIDRHVNALQRLVKHYQKGFPMKDLVQVFKILNVCSDRVAGQEEEPLFEKLICDILKICSLPFLKEKSSDEVVFEQIVTESVSQLGYLMRVPSRDIRKQICETLVAFYSEKPTNQDVQKLQATNLSYNKMVIENSDVSETLVKSLALLEKDVDIKLAVLSVLQHFSKGSAKNCDQMLRASAGTTVCSRLMDPDPTGQLLFRSVEILWNMLEYGDQGQLAHQLNNLTCISQLRDAFVYQLTQGYSHYGRQLRNDLLVIAMLVAAKCPNAPFVETGFAKQLTLFATFQEVKSHNALVKHLKLMKSHEDFELKKLLFSILVTLSKDPSVVPVLSEGHLMLALFSFVRANENTSGPREWTPAQFEEIQLHAMSCLCALVPLMIEDYMTCQGSTRLLLLLEWCVGEEDFGGHGNSFHGSGGRGNKRGQMRHCLRLLRSVVSTADESVLQDLSDQGVVNQIITILKNAIRSETEDDAVDIEMQSDMLLILSCLCEGDMHRKELFGVDGVEVIIHYLRTNSKFLSSGLGHHRLLLSAVDCVWCAVVGCYLTEDFFLEKEGIFLLIDLLEVCPKNTHNLILGCLLDLCENPKTIHHIHTWRGKENCSAAHLFCEIYRNEEKDMGVKRDKDGAISDITKPLMGTLQEYQGVVALPASNPSQSIVDVSENMRAKLYSLFCKIGWSDLSGLTVEDHVTLVVLEKYMDFKMGEVWTEIIQELHVENVRPVTPDMEAIEAISRGIEERAKIVAGTQYELLEAQQNQDALDEQEFYAEIRENHRQREKAMNDFTDFVARTSNYQLLKAAKKRQALSIEASLMGSRYREQ; translated from the exons ATGGCGGTGGTAGCCGAAACACAACAATCTTTTAATCCATCACTTGGAACAACACAGGCCATCATGCTCGATAAACCGCGGGTTCCCATTGTAGCCCACATCATCACAGACGATGATATTGGTATTTTGAAG GGAACAAAACTCCAGCCTATCAACTTAAGCAGAGTTGTCAAACTTCTAACAGATCCACATTCA ttGCACCTGATAGATAGACACGTTAATGCTCTACAGAGATTGGTGAAACACTATCAAAAGGGATTT CCTATGAAGGACTTAGTCCAGGTCTTTAAAATCCTCAATGTGTGTTCTGATCGCGTCGCAGGACAAGAGGAGGAGCCATTATTTGAGAAGTTGATTTGTGATATTCTAAAAATCTGCAGTCTGCCGTTCCTAAAAGAGAAATCATCAGATGAAGTTGTGTTTGAACAGATAGTGACAGAATCTGTGTCACAATTAG GCTATTTGATGCGAGTTCCATCCAGAGATATAAGGAAACAAATTTGCGAGACCCTTGTTGCTTTTTACAGCGAAAAACCAACCAATCAAGATGTTCAGA AGCTCCAAGCCACAAATTTGTCCTACAACAAAATGGTGATAGAGAACAGTGACGTATCCGAAACATTAGTTAAA TCTTTGGCATTGCTTGAAAAAGATGTCGACATTAAGCTGGCCGTTCTCAGTGTCCTACAACATTTTTCTAAAGGATCAG CTAAAAACTGTGACCAGATGCTTAGAGCTAGTGCAGGCACCACAGTTTGTTCACGCTTGATGGACCCTGACCCCACAGGTCAGCTTCTGTTCCGCTCTGTTGAAATTCTATGGAATATGCTGGAGTATGGGGACCAAGGACAGCTTGCACATCAGCTGAACAATTTGACATGTATCAG CCAGCTAAGAGATGCGTTTGTGTACCAGCTGACTCAAGGATACAGTCACTATGGGAGACAGCTCAGAAATGACCTCCTCGTTATTGCGATGTTGGTGGCTGCTAAGTGTCCGAATGCCCCATTTGTAGAAACAGGATTTGCCAAGCAGCTGACATTATTCGCAACATTCCAAGAAG TGAAAAGTCACAATGCTTTGGTGAAGCATTTGAAGTTGATGAAGAGCCATGAAGATTTTGAGCTGAAGAAATTGTTGTTCAGTATCCTGGTGACTCTCAGCAAAGATCCGTCTGTCGTCCCC GTGTTGTCCGAGGGGCACCTGATGCTGGCCTTGTTTTCCTTTGTAAGGGCCAATGAAAACACCTCCGGCCCACGGGAGTGGACTCCGGCCCAGTTTGAGGAGATCCAGCTTCACGCTATGTCCTGTCTGTGTGCCCTGGTCCCCCTGATGATCGAGGATTACATGACTTGCCAGGGCAGCACACGCTTACTTCTGCTACTGGAGTGGTGTGTTGGAGAAG AGGACTTTGGTGGCCATGGTAACAGTTTCCATGGCAGTGGTGGCCGTGGCAACAAAAGAGGACAGATGAGACACTGTTTACGTTTACTGCGTAGTGTCGTATCCACGGCTGATGAGAGTGTTTTACAGGATCTGTCAGACCAGGGGGTTGTCAACCAAATCATTA CCATCTTGAAGAATGCTATTAGGAGTGAGACAGAGGATGATGCAGTGGATATTGAAATGCAGTCCGACATGTTGCTGATTCTTTCGTGCCTGTGTGAGGGAGACATGCACAGAAAG GAGCTGTTTGGGGTGGATGGAGTGGAAGTGATAATTCATTACTTGAGGACCAACTCCAAGTTCCTGAGCAGTGGCCTGGGTCACCACAGACTTCTGTTGTCTGCTGTTGACTGTGTCTG GTGTGCAGTTGTCGGTTGTTACCTAACAGAAGACTTCTTTTTAGAGAAAGAAGGCATATTCCTGCTCATCGATCTTCTTGAG GTCTGTCCAAAAAATACACACAATCTGATTCTGGGATGCCTGTTGGATCTGTGTGAAAATCCAAAAACTATTCACCACATTCACACATGGAGGGGCAAGGAAAACTGCTCGGCTGCCCACTTGTTCTGTGAAATTTACAGGAATGAGGAGAAAGACATGGGGGTCAAGAGGGACAAAGATGGGGCAATTTCTGACATTACCAAGCCCCTTATGGGGACTCTCCAGGAATACCAGGGTGTGGTTGCCCTCCCAGCTAGTAACCCCAGTCAATCCATTGTAGATGTATCAGAGAACATGAGGGCCAAGCTCTATTCACTTTTCTGTAAGATTG GATGGTCTGATCTGTCTGGGTTAACAGTAGAAGATCATGTGACCTTGGTCGTTTTAGAGAAATACATGGATTTCAAG ATGGGAGAAGTTTGGACAGAAATCATTCAGGAACTCCACGTAGAAAACGTCAGACCCGTTACCCCAGATATGGAAGCTATTGAGGCCATTTCTCGAGGAATTGAAGAGCGGGCAAAAATTGTGGCGGGTACCCAGTACGAGCTCTTGGAGGCCCAACAGAACCAAGATGCATTGGACGAACAAGAGTTTTACGCGGAG aTTCGGGAGAACCACCGACAAAGAGAGAAAGCCATGAACGATTTCACAGATTTTGTTGCTAGAACATCAAACTACCAATTATTGAAG GCTGCCAAGAAGAGACAAGCTCTGTCAATAGAGGCTTCTCTAATGGGCAGTAGATACCGAGAACAGTAA